In Stenotrophomonas sp. ESTM1D_MKCIP4_1, a single genomic region encodes these proteins:
- a CDS encoding DnaJ C-terminal domain-containing protein codes for MEFKDYYATLGVEPSAGEAEIKTAYRRLARKYHPDVSKEAGAEDKFKAVNEAYEALRDPEKRAAYDQLRAQGYRPGEEFNVPPNYGGAGGFNFEEVFGGGGAGGGFSDFFESLFARQRGGQGAGPGPGFSSQGHAPNRDTRAKLSVPLEAAYSGDSLRITVNGKQLDVRVPKGIRPGQVIRLAGQGNHGGNLLLEVEYAAHPQFEVDGRNILYTLQVTPWQAALGTSISVPTLGGGVELKIPADSDAGRKLRLRGRGLPGNPDGDQIVELEIVAPAATNEAQKKAYRNLAKAFGETI; via the coding sequence ATGGAATTCAAGGATTACTACGCCACCCTGGGGGTGGAACCGAGTGCGGGCGAGGCGGAGATCAAGACCGCTTACCGCAGGCTGGCGCGCAAGTACCACCCGGACGTGAGCAAGGAGGCGGGCGCCGAGGACAAGTTCAAGGCGGTCAACGAGGCCTACGAGGCACTGCGCGACCCGGAAAAGCGCGCCGCCTATGACCAGCTGCGCGCCCAAGGCTATCGCCCGGGCGAGGAATTCAACGTGCCGCCGAACTACGGTGGCGCCGGCGGTTTCAATTTCGAGGAAGTGTTCGGCGGCGGCGGCGCGGGCGGTGGCTTCAGCGATTTCTTCGAGAGCCTGTTCGCGCGCCAGCGTGGCGGCCAGGGCGCCGGCCCGGGCCCGGGCTTCAGCAGCCAGGGCCATGCACCCAACCGCGATACCCGCGCCAAGCTGTCGGTGCCGCTGGAAGCCGCGTACAGCGGTGACAGCCTGCGCATCACCGTCAATGGCAAGCAGCTGGACGTGCGCGTGCCGAAGGGCATCCGCCCCGGCCAGGTCATCCGTCTGGCGGGGCAGGGCAACCACGGCGGCAATCTGCTGCTGGAAGTGGAGTACGCCGCCCATCCGCAGTTCGAGGTCGATGGTCGCAACATCCTCTACACGCTGCAGGTAACGCCCTGGCAGGCGGCGCTGGGTACCAGCATCAGCGTGCCCACCCTGGGTGGGGGCGTGGAGTTGAAGATCCCGGCCGATTCCGATGCCGGCCGCAAGCTGCGCCTGCGCGGTCGTGGCCTGCCGGGCAACCCGGACGGCGACCAGATCGTGGAACTGGAAATCGTTGCGCCCGCGGCGACGAACGAGGCGCAGAAGAAGGCCTACCGGAACCTGGCAAAGGCGTTCGGCGAGACCATTTGA
- the pbpC gene encoding penicillin-binding protein 1C: MKINWTTRQAALRRRLQPLWPWLRWGTAALLVLLLVLDFAFPPPLPKQRDTSTLVVAADGSPLRAFADAEGVWRYPASADSVSPLYLQALLTYEDRWFWQHPGINPLAILRASSQLLRGGHIVSGGSTLTMQVARILDPHSRTPWGKLKQMLRAVQLEVHLSKAQILALYLERAPYGGTVEGVEAASWAYLGKPATQLSHAEAALLAVLPQAPSRLRPDRHPEAAQKARDKVLARMAEQGVWTPEEVDDARIENVVARSLRPPMHAALLAQRLHSAQPGQARIQSSIDLDLQRTLEERVASYFSTLPERTSAALLVVDNQTLQARAYVGTLSFGDRQRLGHVDMVQAWRSPGSTLKPFLYAMALDDGLIHSESLLVDAPQSFGGYRPGNFDEAFNGPVGAASALRLSLNVPAVDLLQRVGPARFAARLSHAGIQLRFPPGSTPNLSLILGGTGARLEDLVGAFAALNRNGIAGRVRYTQDEPMIERRLASPGASWIVREMLESNPRPGYGVGTFDVGGRPRVAWKTGTSYGYRDAWAIGSTRHYTVGVWVGRPDGTPLPGQYGAVTALPLMFEVVDSLPRQRGDAAAAPMPASVSRADVCWPTGELAEALPASLCQRRMPAWLLDGGVPPTFPEREARRWQPGRQRYIADARTGQRLSADCRAPHAEVEREIARWPALLSPWLPKATRDASQLPPLAADCRDDGREASVALHIDGLNDGAALARAPNAQHGVRLQLRALGSEQAVDWLLDGRWIARTQGAQLMQREFAEPGAHTLTALATDGAWTQVRFTVLR, from the coding sequence ATGAAGATCAACTGGACCACCCGGCAGGCGGCCCTGCGCCGCCGGCTGCAGCCGCTGTGGCCCTGGCTGCGCTGGGGCACGGCGGCGCTGCTGGTGCTGCTGCTGGTGCTGGATTTCGCCTTCCCGCCGCCGCTGCCGAAGCAGCGCGATACCAGCACGCTGGTGGTGGCTGCGGATGGCAGCCCGCTGCGGGCCTTCGCCGATGCCGAGGGCGTATGGCGCTACCCGGCCTCGGCCGACAGCGTTTCACCGCTGTACCTGCAGGCACTTCTGACCTACGAGGACCGCTGGTTCTGGCAGCATCCCGGCATCAATCCGCTGGCGATCCTGCGCGCCAGCAGCCAGTTGCTCCGGGGTGGCCATATCGTCTCCGGCGGCTCGACCCTCACCATGCAGGTCGCGCGCATCCTCGATCCGCATTCGCGCACGCCGTGGGGCAAGCTCAAGCAGATGCTGCGCGCGGTACAGCTGGAAGTGCACCTGTCCAAGGCGCAGATCCTGGCGCTGTATCTGGAGCGTGCGCCCTACGGCGGCACCGTCGAGGGCGTGGAGGCGGCCAGCTGGGCCTACCTCGGCAAGCCGGCCACGCAGTTGTCGCACGCCGAGGCCGCGCTGCTGGCAGTACTGCCACAGGCGCCCAGCCGGCTGCGCCCGGACCGGCACCCGGAAGCGGCGCAGAAGGCGCGCGACAAGGTGCTGGCGCGCATGGCCGAACAGGGCGTGTGGACCCCGGAGGAAGTGGACGACGCACGGATCGAGAACGTGGTCGCGCGCTCGCTGCGCCCGCCGATGCATGCGGCGCTGCTGGCACAGCGGCTGCATTCGGCGCAGCCGGGCCAGGCGCGCATCCAGAGCAGCATCGACCTGGACCTGCAGCGCACGCTGGAAGAGCGCGTGGCCAGTTACTTCTCCACGCTGCCCGAGCGCACCTCGGCGGCCCTGCTGGTGGTCGACAACCAGACCCTGCAGGCGCGTGCCTACGTAGGCACGCTGTCCTTCGGCGACCGCCAGCGCCTGGGCCACGTGGACATGGTGCAGGCGTGGCGTTCGCCGGGTTCCACCCTCAAGCCCTTCCTGTATGCGATGGCGCTGGATGATGGCCTGATCCATTCGGAAAGCCTGCTGGTGGATGCGCCGCAGAGCTTCGGCGGCTACCGGCCGGGCAATTTCGATGAGGCGTTCAACGGGCCGGTGGGAGCAGCCAGCGCGCTGCGCCTGTCGTTGAACGTGCCGGCGGTGGACCTGCTGCAGCGGGTGGGCCCGGCGCGCTTTGCCGCGCGTCTCTCGCACGCGGGCATCCAGCTGCGCTTTCCACCCGGCAGCACGCCCAACCTGTCGCTCATCCTCGGCGGCACGGGCGCGCGGCTTGAGGATCTGGTCGGCGCCTTCGCCGCGCTCAACCGCAATGGCATTGCCGGCCGGGTGCGCTACACCCAGGACGAACCGATGATCGAGCGCCGTCTGGCCTCGCCCGGGGCCAGCTGGATCGTGCGTGAGATGCTCGAATCCAACCCGCGCCCGGGCTATGGCGTGGGCACGTTCGATGTCGGCGGGCGCCCGCGCGTGGCGTGGAAGACCGGCACCAGCTATGGCTATCGTGATGCCTGGGCGATCGGCAGCACCCGCCACTACACCGTGGGGGTGTGGGTGGGGCGGCCCGATGGTACGCCGCTGCCGGGCCAGTACGGCGCGGTCACCGCGCTGCCGCTGATGTTCGAGGTGGTCGACAGCCTGCCGCGGCAGCGTGGCGATGCCGCGGCTGCACCGATGCCGGCCAGCGTCAGCCGCGCCGATGTGTGCTGGCCCACCGGCGAACTGGCCGAGGCGTTGCCCGCGTCGCTGTGCCAGCGGCGCATGCCGGCCTGGCTGCTGGACGGCGGTGTGCCGCCAACCTTCCCCGAACGTGAGGCCCGCCGCTGGCAGCCGGGCCGGCAGCGCTACATTGCCGATGCGCGTACAGGGCAGCGGCTGTCCGCCGACTGCCGTGCGCCACACGCGGAAGTGGAGCGCGAGATCGCGCGCTGGCCGGCATTGCTGTCACCGTGGTTGCCCAAGGCCACGCGCGATGCATCGCAGTTGCCGCCACTGGCCGCCGATTGCCGGGACGATGGCCGCGAAGCGAGCGTGGCCTTGCACATCGATGGCTTGAACGATGGCGCGGCGTTGGCCCGGGCCCCCAACGCACAGCATGGCGTGCGCCTGCAGCTGCGCGCGCTGGGCAGCGAGCAGGCGGTGGACTGGCTGCTGGATGGGCGCTGGATCGCCCGCACGCAGGGGGCGCAGTTGATGCAGCGCGAGTTTGCCGAGCCCGGTGCGCATACGCTGACCGCACTGGCTACCGATGGTGCGTGGACGCAGGTGCGGTTCACCGTTTTGCGCTGA
- the hflK gene encoding FtsH protease activity modulator HflK: MAWNTPGGNKGGQGPEDNRRGPFGSRGGGNGGGWGGLPGPLKDLFDGGILRWVVAALVLLVLFSSFQLIGEQQRGVVLRFGQFSRILTPGPNFKLPWPIESVTKVNATEIKTFSIQVPVLTRDENIVNVSLNVQYRIDDPQTYLFGTFNADQVLEQSAQSAVREEVGRADLNSVLNNRGPLAVAAEERLQALLKAFKTGLTVTGLTLQDARPPEEVKPAFDEVNGAQQVKERLINEAQAYAAKVVPEARGQASRARTTAEGYKQAVVSKAEGDAQRFSLLQAQYKDAPEVTRKRLWLETVQQVLSENRKVIGGDGRQLIYVPMTGDTRPSASAPAPVVNPEVVMPSLPGTATEVSRDPGRPLTRPTGRPSGREEGSR, encoded by the coding sequence ATGGCCTGGAATACACCCGGCGGCAACAAGGGCGGACAAGGCCCCGAGGACAATCGACGCGGGCCGTTCGGGTCGCGCGGTGGTGGCAATGGTGGTGGCTGGGGCGGTCTGCCCGGGCCGCTGAAGGATCTGTTCGATGGCGGCATCCTGCGTTGGGTGGTGGCAGCGCTGGTTCTGCTGGTGCTGTTCTCCAGCTTCCAGCTGATCGGCGAACAGCAACGCGGCGTAGTGCTGCGCTTCGGCCAGTTCTCGCGGATCCTGACCCCGGGCCCGAACTTCAAGCTGCCGTGGCCGATCGAATCGGTCACCAAGGTCAATGCCACCGAGATCAAGACCTTCTCGATCCAGGTGCCGGTGCTGACCCGCGACGAGAACATCGTCAATGTCTCGCTGAACGTGCAGTACCGCATCGACGACCCGCAGACCTACCTGTTCGGTACCTTCAACGCCGACCAGGTGCTGGAGCAGTCCGCGCAGAGCGCGGTGCGCGAAGAAGTCGGCCGCGCCGACCTCAATTCGGTCCTGAACAACCGTGGCCCGCTGGCCGTGGCGGCTGAAGAGCGCCTGCAGGCGTTGCTGAAGGCCTTCAAGACCGGTCTGACCGTCACCGGCCTGACCCTGCAGGACGCGCGTCCGCCGGAGGAGGTCAAGCCGGCCTTCGACGAGGTCAATGGTGCCCAGCAGGTCAAGGAGCGACTGATCAACGAGGCCCAGGCCTACGCTGCCAAGGTCGTGCCGGAAGCCCGAGGCCAGGCCTCGCGTGCCCGTACCACCGCCGAAGGCTACAAGCAGGCCGTGGTTTCCAAGGCCGAGGGTGACGCGCAGCGCTTCAGCCTGCTGCAGGCCCAGTACAAGGACGCCCCGGAAGTCACCCGCAAGCGCCTGTGGCTGGAAACCGTGCAGCAGGTGCTGAGCGAGAACCGCAAGGTCATCGGCGGCGATGGCCGCCAGCTGATCTACGTCCCGATGACCGGAGACACCCGCCCCAGCGCCTCGGCGCCGGCCCCGGTGGTGAATCCGGAGGTGGTGATGCCGTCGCTGCCGGGTACCGCAACTGAAGTTTCCCGTGATCCCGGCCGGCCGTTGACCCGCCCGACCGGGCGTCCGAGCGGCCGTGAGGAGGGCAGCCGATGA
- the pilH gene encoding twitching motility response regulator PilH — MARILIVDDSPSQLLGIQRIVEKLGHQILTATDGAAGVETAKAELPDLVLMDVVMPNLNGFQATRTLARDEATRHIPVILVTTKDQDTDRMWGMRQGAKAYITKPFSEDELSEVLERVFAGQG; from the coding sequence ATGGCACGCATTCTGATCGTCGACGACTCACCGTCGCAGCTGTTGGGGATACAGCGCATCGTCGAGAAACTCGGGCACCAGATCCTGACCGCGACCGATGGCGCGGCCGGGGTGGAAACGGCGAAAGCCGAACTGCCCGACCTGGTATTGATGGACGTGGTGATGCCCAACCTCAACGGTTTCCAGGCCACCCGCACGCTCGCCCGCGACGAGGCGACCCGGCACATTCCGGTGATCCTGGTGACCACCAAGGACCAGGACACCGACCGCATGTGGGGCATGCGCCAGGGCGCCAAGGCCTACATCACCAAGCCGTTCTCCGAAGACGAACTGTCCGAGGTGCTGGAACGCGTGTTCGCCGGCCAGGGCTGA
- a CDS encoding DUF2065 family protein, giving the protein MKDLFAAVCLVAVLEGLLLFVAPLAWKRMAERLLDLPSPALRSFGGLVLLAGLSLLWWARH; this is encoded by the coding sequence ATGAAAGATCTGTTCGCGGCCGTCTGCCTGGTGGCCGTGCTGGAAGGCCTGCTGCTGTTCGTGGCCCCACTGGCCTGGAAGCGCATGGCCGAGCGCCTGCTGGACCTGCCGAGCCCGGCCCTGCGCAGCTTCGGCGGCCTGGTGCTGCTGGCCGGCCTGAGCCTGCTGTGGTGGGCACGACATTGA
- a CDS encoding YhdH/YhfP family quinone oxidoreductase: MVPTTPFTAFRIENDDAGYRSGLVQLGVDDLSPGQVLIRAHWSSVNYKDALAGTGKGKILRRFPLVGGIDVAGTVVASSDPAWREGDAVLATGCGLSETRDGGYSQYVRLESRAVIAQPDGLSPRDAMVLGTAGFTAALALLRLQDNRLTPGHGPLAVTGATGGVGALAVDIFSRAGYEVHAISGKPEQAAFLRDIGATEVLPREALADTAPLQSARFGGGLDNAGGPMLASLLAQTVPYGSVVSAGLAASPTLEMTVMPYILRGVSLLGVSSASAPRDLREAVWAQLGGPWKPQHLDRICTAEVGLADLPGVFERMLAGGSLGRTVVRID; this comes from the coding sequence ATGGTCCCCACCACCCCGTTCACCGCCTTCCGCATCGAAAACGACGATGCCGGCTACCGCAGCGGCCTGGTCCAGCTGGGCGTGGACGACCTCAGCCCTGGCCAGGTGCTGATCCGCGCCCACTGGTCCTCGGTCAATTACAAGGACGCCCTGGCCGGCACCGGCAAGGGAAAGATCCTGCGGCGCTTCCCGCTGGTGGGCGGGATCGACGTGGCTGGCACGGTGGTCGCCTCCAGCGACCCGGCCTGGCGCGAGGGCGATGCGGTGCTGGCCACCGGCTGCGGCCTCAGCGAAACCCGGGACGGCGGCTACAGCCAGTACGTGCGGCTGGAATCGCGTGCGGTCATCGCCCAGCCGGACGGGCTGAGCCCGCGCGATGCGATGGTGCTGGGCACCGCCGGTTTCACTGCGGCCCTGGCTCTGCTGCGCCTGCAGGACAACCGGCTGACCCCGGGGCACGGCCCACTGGCGGTTACCGGCGCCACCGGGGGCGTCGGTGCGCTGGCCGTGGACATCTTCAGCCGCGCCGGTTACGAGGTGCACGCCATCAGCGGCAAACCAGAGCAGGCCGCCTTCCTGCGTGACATCGGCGCCACCGAGGTGCTGCCGCGCGAAGCACTGGCCGATACCGCGCCGCTGCAGTCGGCCCGCTTCGGCGGTGGCCTGGACAATGCAGGCGGACCAATGCTGGCCAGCCTGCTGGCGCAGACCGTGCCCTATGGCAGCGTTGTCAGTGCCGGCCTGGCTGCCAGCCCGACCCTGGAGATGACGGTGATGCCGTACATCCTGCGCGGTGTATCGCTGCTGGGAGTGTCTTCGGCCAGCGCGCCGCGCGACCTGCGCGAAGCCGTGTGGGCCCAGCTGGGCGGGCCGTGGAAGCCACAGCACCTGGACCGCATCTGCACCGCCGAAGTGGGCCTGGCGGATCTGCCGGGCGTGTTCGAGCGGATGCTGGCCGGAGGCTCGCTGGGCCGCACGGTGGTACGGATCGACTGA
- a CDS encoding protease modulator HflC, producing the protein MRSSIWIAVVVAALLGLLGSVYVVREDQTAMVLNLGKVVRSDIKPGLHFKVPVVETVRVFDRRFQVLDTAPARYFTAEQKDVSVDFFAIGYISNVGDYFRATGGDPRVANARLAPIITDSLRNQINSRTLQQLVSGDRSELIAEQLKGINEAVSGLGMQMIDLRIKQVDLPTDSQVINDVYERMRAQRKQEAAKLRAEGEEQSLTIRAQADRDSTVLIAEAERDAQRLRGEGDADAARIYGKAGSADPSFYAFYRSLEAYRGSMTDGNGVIVLDKNDPFLQYLKNDR; encoded by the coding sequence ATGAGAAGTTCTATCTGGATTGCCGTCGTCGTGGCGGCCCTGCTGGGCCTGCTGGGGTCGGTCTATGTGGTCCGTGAGGACCAGACCGCCATGGTCCTGAACCTGGGCAAGGTGGTGCGTTCGGATATCAAGCCGGGCCTGCACTTCAAGGTGCCGGTGGTGGAAACCGTGCGCGTGTTCGATCGCCGCTTCCAGGTGCTGGACACGGCACCGGCGCGTTACTTCACCGCCGAGCAGAAGGATGTCAGCGTCGACTTCTTCGCCATCGGTTACATCTCCAACGTGGGCGATTACTTCCGTGCCACCGGCGGTGACCCGCGCGTGGCCAATGCCCGCCTGGCGCCGATCATCACCGATTCCCTGCGCAACCAGATCAACTCGCGCACGCTGCAGCAGCTGGTGTCCGGCGACCGCAGCGAGCTGATCGCCGAACAGCTCAAGGGCATCAACGAAGCGGTGTCCGGGCTGGGCATGCAGATGATCGACCTGCGCATCAAGCAGGTCGACCTGCCCACCGACAGCCAGGTGATCAACGACGTGTACGAGCGCATGCGCGCACAGCGCAAGCAGGAGGCGGCCAAGCTGCGCGCCGAGGGCGAGGAGCAGTCGCTGACCATCCGTGCCCAGGCCGACCGTGACAGCACCGTGCTGATCGCCGAGGCCGAGCGTGATGCCCAGCGCCTGCGCGGTGAAGGCGATGCCGACGCCGCCCGCATCTACGGCAAGGCCGGTTCGGCCGACCCGTCGTTCTACGCGTTCTACCGCAGCCTGGAGGCCTACCGTGGCTCCATGACCGACGGCAACGGCGTGATCGTGCTGGACAAGAACGACCCGTTCCTGCAGTACCTCAAGAACGACCGCTGA
- a CDS encoding ferritin-like domain-containing protein, protein MSNKPAKASKSTTTPGTQVPGISDRDTLRERARRNIEDGAITDSYSADRKAVIKLLNDALATEYVCVLRYYRHYFMAKGMLADAVKAEFLEHAQQEQAHAGKLAERIVQLGGEPDFNPDTLTKRSHAEYKEGSDLRDMVRENLVAERIAIDSYREMITFIGDRDTTTKRILEEILAQEEEHADEFADLLDGWIGK, encoded by the coding sequence ATGTCCAACAAGCCAGCCAAAGCCAGCAAGTCCACCACCACGCCCGGTACGCAGGTGCCCGGCATCAGCGACCGCGATACCCTGCGCGAGCGCGCGCGGCGCAACATCGAGGACGGTGCGATCACCGACAGCTACAGCGCTGACCGCAAGGCCGTCATCAAGCTGCTCAACGATGCCCTCGCCACCGAGTATGTGTGCGTGCTGCGCTACTACCGGCACTACTTCATGGCCAAGGGCATGCTGGCCGATGCGGTCAAGGCCGAATTCCTCGAGCACGCGCAGCAGGAACAGGCGCATGCGGGCAAGCTGGCCGAGCGCATCGTGCAGCTCGGCGGCGAACCGGATTTCAATCCGGACACGCTGACCAAGCGCTCCCATGCCGAGTACAAGGAAGGCAGCGACCTGCGCGACATGGTGCGTGAGAACCTGGTGGCCGAACGCATCGCCATCGACAGCTACCGCGAGATGATCACCTTCATCGGCGACCGCGACACCACCACCAAGCGCATCCTGGAGGAGATCCTGGCGCAGGAGGAGGAACACGCCGATGAGTTCGCCGACCTGCTGGACGGGTGGATCGGGAAATGA
- a CDS encoding peroxiredoxin has translation MTIQVGDRIPEVTLKRIREGIETVDTHALFDARKVVLFAVPGAFTPTCSARHLPGFVEKFAAFRQRGIDVYCMAVNDPFVMKAWAADQRVPDGLQMLSDGNAELTHALGLELDASASGMGIRSRRFALYVDDGVVRAAWIEEPGQFEVSSADYVLEHLPT, from the coding sequence ATGACGATCCAAGTCGGCGACCGTATTCCGGAAGTCACCCTCAAGCGCATCCGCGAGGGCATCGAAACCGTGGACACCCACGCGCTGTTCGATGCACGCAAGGTGGTTCTGTTCGCCGTCCCCGGTGCCTTCACCCCCACCTGTTCGGCGCGCCATCTGCCCGGCTTCGTGGAAAAGTTCGCGGCATTCCGCCAGCGCGGCATCGATGTGTACTGCATGGCCGTCAACGATCCGTTCGTGATGAAGGCGTGGGCCGCCGACCAGCGCGTGCCCGATGGCCTGCAGATGCTCTCCGACGGCAATGCCGAACTGACCCACGCGCTGGGCCTGGAACTGGATGCCAGCGCCTCAGGCATGGGCATCCGCTCACGCCGCTTCGCCCTGTATGTCGATGACGGCGTGGTACGCGCCGCCTGGATCGAGGAGCCCGGCCAGTTCGAGGTGTCCTCGGCCGACTACGTGCTGGAGCACCTCCCCACCTGA
- a CDS encoding adenylosuccinate synthase, translating into MGQSVVVLGAQWGDEGKGKIVDLLTEEIGAVVRFQGGHNAGHTLVINGKKTVLHLIPSGILRDDALCLIGNGVVISPAALQKEIAELEASGVEVRSRLKISPAAPLIMPYHIALDQARERAAGGKAIGTTGRGIGPAYEDKVARRGIRIADLHYPKQLEELLRTALDYHNFVLTKYLNTDAVDFQKTFDEALAFGEYVQPMKSDVAGILHDLRKQGKRVLFEGAQGALLDIDHGTYPYVTSSNTTVGGALAGSGVGADSIDYVLGIAKAYATRVGGGPFPTELDDEIGQGIRDRGAEYGASTGRPRRCGWMDIVALKRAVAINGISGLCITKLDVLDGMEKLKVCIAYEYNGKRTEYAPLDAQGWEECTPVYLEFPGWSENTHGITNWDELPPAARAYLRSLEELAGCPISIVSTGPDRDHTMVLQDPFA; encoded by the coding sequence ATGGGTCAGTCTGTCGTAGTGTTGGGTGCCCAGTGGGGCGATGAAGGCAAGGGCAAGATCGTCGATCTGCTCACCGAGGAAATCGGCGCCGTGGTGCGCTTCCAGGGCGGCCACAATGCCGGCCACACCCTGGTCATCAATGGCAAGAAGACCGTCCTGCACCTGATCCCGTCGGGCATCCTGCGTGACGATGCGCTGTGCCTGATCGGCAACGGCGTGGTGATCTCGCCGGCCGCGCTGCAGAAGGAAATCGCCGAGCTGGAAGCCTCCGGCGTCGAAGTGCGTTCGCGCCTGAAGATCTCCCCGGCCGCGCCGCTGATCATGCCGTACCACATTGCCCTGGACCAGGCGCGCGAACGCGCTGCCGGCGGCAAGGCCATCGGCACCACCGGTCGCGGCATCGGCCCGGCCTACGAAGACAAGGTGGCGCGTCGCGGCATCCGCATCGCCGACCTGCACTACCCCAAGCAGCTGGAAGAGCTGCTGCGCACCGCGCTGGATTACCACAACTTCGTGCTGACCAAGTATCTGAACACCGATGCGGTCGATTTCCAGAAGACCTTCGACGAAGCACTGGCCTTCGGCGAATACGTGCAGCCGATGAAGTCCGACGTGGCCGGCATCCTGCACGACCTGCGCAAGCAGGGTAAGCGCGTGCTGTTCGAGGGCGCGCAGGGCGCACTGCTGGATATCGACCACGGCACCTACCCGTACGTCACCAGCTCCAACACCACCGTCGGTGGCGCACTGGCCGGCTCCGGCGTCGGCGCTGATTCGATCGACTACGTGCTGGGCATCGCCAAGGCCTACGCGACCCGCGTCGGCGGCGGCCCGTTCCCGACCGAACTGGACGATGAAATCGGCCAGGGCATCCGCGACCGCGGCGCCGAATACGGTGCCTCGACCGGTCGCCCGCGTCGCTGCGGCTGGATGGACATCGTCGCGCTGAAGCGCGCCGTGGCCATCAACGGCATCAGCGGCCTGTGCATTACCAAGCTGGACGTGCTGGACGGCATGGAAAAGCTGAAGGTCTGCATCGCCTACGAATACAACGGCAAGCGCACCGAGTACGCGCCGCTGGACGCGCAGGGTTGGGAAGAGTGCACCCCGGTGTACCTGGAATTCCCGGGCTGGAGCGAAAACACCCACGGCATCACCAACTGGGACGAGCTGCCGCCGGCCGCACGTGCCTACCTGCGTTCGCTGGAAGAGCTGGCCGGTTGCCCGATCAGCATCGTCTCCACCGGCCCGGACCGCGACCACACCATGGTGCTGCAGGATCCGTTCGCCTGA